Proteins found in one Balaenoptera musculus isolate JJ_BM4_2016_0621 chromosome 4, mBalMus1.pri.v3, whole genome shotgun sequence genomic segment:
- the LOC118894052 gene encoding LOW QUALITY PROTEIN: glucose-6-phosphatase 3-like (The sequence of the model RefSeq protein was modified relative to this genomic sequence to represent the inferred CDS: inserted 2 bases in 1 codon; substituted 1 base at 1 genomic stop codon): MHIHKKNRELNKRRYRSTCTRGLQRLMYNKSTLGQGIAMAEVLQNQLPWLENVWLWVNFLGDPKSVFPFYFPAAYXASRWVGIAELWISLITKWLDLVFMWFLFRGKPFWWVHESGYYSQAPAQVHRFPSSCETXSPSGHCKITGAALWPIRMAISSQVATRTHSRWVRVIPSLAYCTFLLAVGLSQVFLLAHFPHQVLAGLITGAVLGWLMTTPQLPTERELSFYGLSSLALLLGASLICWTLFTLGLDLSWSINLASKWCERPEWVHLDSWPFASLSRDSGAALRGLGIALHSPCYAQVQRAYLGHAQKLASLVLATGLLGPLDRLGYTPQISLFYIFNFLKHTLWPCLVLVLVPWLVHTFSAQEAPPIRSSYSRRHLLPLSLSQSPHSVTSRIWEAAPSPSSPQQAPLILNFLLFPPPGLSPK; this comes from the exons ATGCATATtcataaaaaaaatagagaactcAACAAAAGGAGATACAGAAGTACTTGTACCCGGGGGCTGCAGAGACTTATGTATAATA AGTCCACACTGGGCCAGGGCATCGCGATGGCCGAGGTGCTGCAGAACCAGCTGCCCTGGTTAGAGAACGTGTGGCTTTGGGTCAACTTTCTGGGCGACCCCAAGAGCGTTTTTCCGTTCTACTTCCCCGCGGCCTACTAGGCCTCTCGCTGGGTGGGCATTGCAGAGCTCTGGATCAGCCTCATCACCAAGTGGCTTGACCTTGTCTTCATGTGGTTTCTGTTCAGAGGCAAGCCCTTTTGGTGGGTCCATGAGTCTGGGTACTACAGTCAGGCTCCAGCCCAGGTTCACCGGTTCCCCTCTTCTTGTGAAAC GAGCCCTTCCGGACACTGTAAGATCACAGGAGCAGCTCTCTGGCCCATAAGGATGGCCATCTCTTCCCAGGTGGCCACTCGGACCCACAGCCGCTGGGTGAGGGTGATACCTAGCTTGGCTTATTGCACCTTCCTGCTGGCAGTTGGCTTGTCCCAGGTCTTCCTCTTAGCACATTTCCCTCACCAGGTGTTGGCTGGCCTAATAACTGGTGCTGTCCTGGGCTGGCTGATGACCACCCCCCAGCTGCCCACAGAGCGGGAGCTAAGCTTCTATGGGTTGAGCTCGCTGGCCCTCTTGCTGGGTGCCAGCCTCATCTGTTGGACCCTCTTTACACTGGGCCTGGATCTTTCTTGGTCCATCAACCTGGCGTCTAAGTGGTGTGAGCGGCCTGAGTGGGTGCACTTGGACAGCTGgccctttgcctctctgagccgcGACTCAGGGGCCGCCCTGAGGGGTCTGGGCATTGCCCTTCACTCCCCCTGCTATGCCCAGGTGCAGCGGGCATACCTGGGACACGCCCAGAAGCTAGCCAGCCTTGTGCTGGCCACGGGGCTGCTGGGCCCCCTGGACCGGCTGGGCTACACCCCTCAGATCAGCCTTTTCTACATCTTCAATTTCCTCAAGCACACCCTCTGGCCATGCCTGGTCCTGGTCCTCGTGCCCTGGCTGGTGCACACGTTCAGTGCCCAGGAAGCACCACCCATCCGCTCTTCCTACTCTAGGCGCCACCTACTGCCACTCTCCCTGTCACAAAGCCCACACTCTGTGACCTCCAGAATCTGGGAGGCAGCCCCATCCCCTTCCAGCCCCCAACAGGCCCCTCTCATCTTGAATTTTCTACTTTTCCCACCACCCGGTCTCAGCCCCAAATAA